In the Fibrobacter sp. UWR3 genome, TCCATACGCATGTTGGTCGCACGGAAGTTCCCGAGGGCACGCGCGATGGTGGTACGCGGCACGCGGAATGCATCGCCCACGGCAATGGCTGCAAGCGAGTTGTAGAGGTTGTGCGTGCCCGGCACGTTCAGCACAAAGTGCGTACGCCCGATATAGAAATCGGCACAGGCATTCTCGTTCCAGGTAAGCTTTTCGGGCTTGATGATACCGCGCTTCACGCCGAAGGTCACCACGTTCATGTTCCTCGTCTTGCGCACCTTGCAGAGGCGCGGGTCGTCCGCATTCACGATAAGCGTGCCGCCCGCCTTCAGGCCTTCCCTGATGGTGATTTTCTCCCTGAAGACTCCGTCCAGGTCACCGAGACGCTCAAGATGCGAGGCGCCAATGTTCGTAATTACCGCCACGTCGGGTTCCACCGCAAGCGAAAGCGGGCGAATCTCGTCGGGGCCACTCGTGCCCATCTCGACGACGGCCGCCTCGTGGCTATGCTTCAGCTGGAACAGCGTCATCGGGACACCGATATGGTTGTTGAAGTTCCCCTGCGTGGCGTGCGTATTGTATTTCGCAGAAAGCACCGCCTTCACCATTTCCTTCGTGGTGGTCTTGCCGTTACTGCCGGTAATGGCAACCTTCTTCACCTTGAAGAGGCGCTGGTAGCCCTTCGCGAGCTTGAGGAGGGCCTTGGTGGTATCGTCCACCGGGGCGTACATCTTGATGGTATTCTCTTCAACGGATTCCTTGTTTACTACGCTCATCAGCGCTCCATCCTTTTCCATTTGAGGAACAAACTTGTGGGCATCGAAACGCGTGCCCTTTATAGGCCAGAACACAACGCCCTTGGCCTTCTCGCGTGAATCCAGGCAAAGATTCACCTTCCTTTTCAGAGTGCGGGCCGGAACGCCGACTGCATCGGTTTCCAGGATTTCCAGCATCTGTTGCACTGTCAAATCAAGTTTCAGCATTCTTCCATCGCCTTCACCGCCTGTTCGCGGTCGTCAAAATGGTGTTTCGTCTTCCCGACAATCTGGTAATCCTCGTGCCCCTTGCCCGCAATCACGAGCCAGTCGCCATCCTTCAGGGCAGCACATGCCTTGCGAATCGCCTCGGCACGGTCGGGGACAACCTCGAACTTTTCCGTCTTCATTCCGGCACGCACGTCCTCGATAATCGCAAGCGGGTCTTCCGTGCGCGGGTTATCGGAGGTGAGCCAGGCCTTGTCGGCAAGGGTTTCCGCAATATGCCCCATAATCGGGCGCTTGGTGCGGTCACGGTCACCGCCACAACCGAACACGGTCGAAAGCGTACCGCGGCAGAGGCTGCGAGCCGTATTCAGCACGCGCTCGAGGGCATCGGGCGTGTGGGCGTAATCCACAATCACGTGGCGGCCACCCTTGTTCCAGACCTTCTCAAAACGGCCCGGCACACGCACGCTCGCAATTGCCGCACGCATAGCGAGTTCCTGAATCCCGATGGCATTCGCCCAGGCGAGCACCAGCAATACATTATCCACGTTGAATTCGCCACATAGCGGCGTTTCCAGCTTTTCCTTCGCAATCATCGGGAGCAGCATCTCGAGCCCTTCCTCGGTGCTCTTCACCGCCCCCTCAGGCTTCACGTCGGCCTTCGCATTCCCGAGGCGCGATACGGCAACCGCCTTGCGGCCGGCCGCTTTCATCTCGTCAAAAATCTTTTCGCCATGCGCATCGTCGATGTTCAGTACCGCAACGCCATCTTCCGCAAGATACTTCGTGAACAGGAGTTTCTTTGCCTCGAAGTAGTTTTCCATCGTCTTGTGGTAATCGAGATGGTCCTGCGTGAGGTTGCTGAAGAGCGCGCTCCTGAAGCGGATTCCCGCCACGCGCCCCTGCACCAGCGAATGCGAGGAGGCTTCCATCACCAGGTCGGTGCAGCCCGCCGCCACGGCCTTCGCGGCAAAAGCGAACAGGTCCAGAAGCCCGGGCGTCGTAAGCGTCGCCACCACGGAGGTATCGCCAATCTTGTTCTTGATGGTCCCGAGGAGGGCCGTCTTCTTGCCCGAAGACTCGAGCATTGCGTTCATCAGGAAAGCGCTCGTCGTCTTACCGTTCGTACCGGTAACGGCATGGCAGGCCAGTTTCGCGAACGGGTCCTTGTAGAAAATCCTTGCGGCCTCGAGACGCGCCGCCTTCACGTCGGACACCTGAATCCACCTGGAGGTAAGCCCTTCGGGCGCAGGCAACTCGCTCACCACGGCAACGGCACCCGCGGCAACGGCATTGCGCGCAAATTCCTCGAAACCTTCCGTCGAAAGCGAGAAGAACAAATCACCAGGCTTCGCACGGCGGGAATCGTCGCACAGAACCTTCACAGACAAGTTCTGCATCAATCCTTCCGAAATCATCAGCCTCTCTCCTTGAGCGTCAACTTGCAAATGGTCCCCTTGCGGAGTTCTTCCTCGGGCTTCGGGGACTGCGCCACTACGCGGCCCTTGCCTTCGTATTCCACATTCACGCGTATATTGCCCATAATTTCCATAGCGTCACGGAGCGAAAGCCCGTTCAGGTCCGGCATTCTGGATGCCGAAACGTTCCCGAGCGAAAGCACAATGCCCGCATCGCCCGTTCCGTCCACATTCTGCGACATCACGCGGTTGCCTTCACCCACGAAGGTAACCTTGCAGCCCTTGTCATCGGCAAGTTTCTTGGCGCCATCGACAGTCAGGCCCATAAATTCCACATCGCAAGGGTTCTGCGGCTTGACCTGCGCGAGGTTATGCGAAAGCGGCGATGTTTCCGGATTGTAGTAGATGCCTTCCATAATCCGGCGGAAAATCGGGCCCGCGGTAAGGCCGCCCACGTGCTTGCCCTGCGGGTCATCGACCAGCACCAGGCACACGTAGCGCGTATCTTCCACAGGGGCAAGGCCAATGAACGATGCCACCTGATGGTCGCGGTCATACTTCTGCGTTTCCTGGTTGAACTTTTCTGCCGTACCCGTCTTGCCGCCGAACAGCACATCGGGAATCTTCTTCGAGACCACCTTCTTCGCTGTACCGCTGTTCACCACGCGGTAAAGCATGGAGCGGATTGTCGACGCCGTGCTTTCAGAAATCACGCGGCGCACGGGAGTCGGCGCTCTTTTCTCGACAACGCTATCCTGGGCATCGCGCCATTCACGCACAATCATCGGTTCCATCAATACGCCACCATTCGCGACTGCCGCATAAGCCATCGCCATCTGGATAGGCGTCACGGAAACTGCGTGGCCAAAACCCATCGTCTTCAGCGTACGGTCATCGCGCTTGAGTTCGTAGGGCTTGAGCAGGCGGCCATTTTCCTCGCCGGCAAAGAACTCCGACGTCGGCATACCGAAACCAAAACTGCGCGCCATGTGGTAGAGCTTGTCCGCGCCCACCTCGTCGGCAATCTTTGCAAACACGATGTTCGAGGATTGCACCATCGCCTCGCTCATGTCCATGTCGCCGTAGATATGCGTATCGCAAATCTTTTCCGATTTCGGGTTCCATTTCCAGCACTTGCCCTCGTTCTCGTAAACGCGGGCCGGGTCAACCACCTTGTTCTCGATTGCCGCAGCGGCGGTAATCACCTTGAAGGTAGAACCCGGTTCGTACGACATGGAGACGATATCGTTTTTCGACATGCGGCCAACGCCCTGCGTCTTGGAGTTCGGATCGAACGTCGGGTAGCTCGCCATCGCAAGTATTTCGCCCGTGTACGGCTCCACCACAACCGCGCTCGCGCTCTTCGCGTCAAATTCCTCGACACCGTCCTTAAGTTCCCTCTCGACAATTTCCTGTATGTTCTTGTCGATGGTAAGCACGAGGCTCATACCGGGTTCGGCCTTCGCCACTTCGCGGGAACGCGTGTAAAGGTCCTTCACCCCGACCCTGAGGCCACTAACGCCCCTCAGCTTTTCGTCAAAGGTAAGTTCAAGGCCCATGCTGCCCTTTCCATCGTGCCCCACCTTCCCGATGAGCTGGCTCGCAAGCTTACCCTGCAAGAAAAGGCGGCTATAGTTGTTCGCCGAATCGCTGACATTATCCGCGAACACGTTTCCATTACGGTCCAGAATACGGCCACGGTCGGCATGCACGTTTTTCGTGCTGACCACCATGCTCTCAGTCTGCGTCTGGTAAACTTCGCGGTTCACCACCTGGATGTTTATCGTCTGCCACGCAAGGATAGCGATGAGGCTCATCAGGAGCCACTTGATAAAGGCGAGCGGTTCTATCTGGACTTTGTTATTCACCGGCCCCTCCTTCGCCAATGACCTTCACCGGCACGGCATTCAATTCAAGCCCAGCAACCTTGGCAAAGTCCTTCAGGCGTTCCAGCGAAGAATACTGGTTCACCTTGAGTTTCAACTGCAGTATATCGCTCTCCAGGACAGTCGTCTCGTTCGAAAGCCTGCTATATTCCTTGTAGAGCGCGTTGATCTTGTTCTGCAAGTATAGCGGAGTCATGATACCGATCACGATAGCGAACGCGGCGAGCACGACGATCAGAGCGATCATCTTGTTCGTCTTCAGTACAGGCATTTTCACAGTTTCGCTCATACCCGTTCGTAAACCCTTAGTTTTGCAGAGCGAGCCCTGCTGTTGTTCGCAATTTCTTCGTTTGTCGGCAAAATCGGCTTGCGATTGACCTTCCTAAGCTTCTGGTGATTGCCACCGCACACGCATACCGGCAGGTTCTCCGGGCAAATGCAAGCGCGTTCGAATTCGGCAGCCGTTTCCTTGACACAGCGGTCTTCCACGGAATGGTAGCTCATCACCACCAGGCGGCCACCCACCTTGAGGCAATCCACCGCGGCGCGGAGGCTGTCCTCGATTTCCTTCAGTTCACCGTTCACTTCCATGCGTACCGCCTGGAATACGCGGGCCAAAAGGCCGTTCACTTCGCGCTTCTTGTCGGGGAATACCGATTCCACAACAGACTTCACGTCCGAGGGCAAGATGGCACGGCCTTCCTTTTTGGCGATAGTCGCCATTTCTACAAGGCGGGTCGCAAGTTTGAACGCACGGTCCATATCCGAATTCTTGCGGAGAGCACCGGCAAGCGTTTCTGCATCGACATTCTTGAGCCATTCCTGCGCAGAGGTTCCTTCACGGCGGTCCATGCGGAGGTCGAGCGGGTTATCGCCCACAAAGGTGAACCCGCGCTTGGAATCGTCGACCTGGTGGCTGCTGATTCCCAAATCGTAAAGGATGCCATCCAGAGTGTTCGGCGCAATCTCGTTCTTCAGCTCGCCAAAACGCACCGGATGCACCACGAACTTGCACTTCACACCCGCAAGGCGCTTGGTTGCAAACGCAACCGCTTCCTCGTCGCGGTCAAACGCGTGAAGCGTTCCTTCTTCGTTTAATTTATTTGCAATCGCGTAGGAATGTCCGCCACCGCCCAGCGTACAGTCGCCATAGGTACCGTCAGGCTTGATGTTCAACCCATCAAGGCATTCGGCAAGCATCACGGGGTCGTGATAGAACACGCCATCGGTAGCGCCGGCAAGAGCCGCAGAATATTCGTTTGTCTGTAAATTAGTTTGTCTGAGGTCAGCGTTTGCCATCAAGACCTCCCGACGAACCGATTAGGCGGAACATTTCGTCGAACGACTTCTGAGCAGCATCGGTATCGATCTTGCTCTTGTTTTCGAATCGTTCGGGGTTCCACAATTCCAGAGAGCGTCCACGACCGGGAGTGTAAACCACTTCTGTCGTGAGACCCGCATATTCCAACAATTTCTTGGGAATAAGAATGCGGTTCTGGCCATCCATTTCTACTAGGCTGGCATCGAGCTGTTTCCGGAATTCATCGGCTCGAGGGCGATCTATGAACGCATCGAGTTCGGCCATGAATTTGGCGTACTCAGGCAGCATGTACAACCGGAGGGTGTGGTCCGGGTCGCGAGCGACTACGAACTCAGTCCCTTCGGAAGCCCACAGCTGGCGACGGAGTTCCCTAGGGAAGGAAGACCTTCCCTTTCCGTCTATCGCCGTCTTGGCGCTGCCTATGAAATAACCTAAATCCATTTGATTCCTTGACACACTTTGCCACAACACTTATAACACATGGTAAAATTAAACATTTTCTACCACTACGGCAATAAAATTTTGGAATATCGCCCCCAGAAACCGGAAAACTTACAGAAAGCATACCTCGTACCGAGGTCCGATTTTGTTTTAGTGTTCAGATGTGCATTAACAAAAAAAAATGACCCTATCGGGCCAAGTTGGATTTATCAAACTAAATTTTGACTACGCTATGAAAAAGTTCAAGCTTACCAAACTGAAGATCAAGATCATCGCGATTGTCCTATTGTACCCTACCCTAGTCGTAGGGCACAACATCTATTTTGATGAAACTACGCTCTTCGGCATGCTGGCGCTGCCCTCTACCATCTGGTTCGGCCTTGCCATTTTCATCATGTGCAATGCCGGAGCGCTCCCTCCTGGAGCCAAGCCATACGAATACGTGGTCGAAGACGAGTTCGACAAGGCGCTAAAGAGCATGAAAAAGAATAAGGGAAAGGACAACAAGCCCAAAAGAAAATACCAAGGGCTTGATAAGTGAGACAAGGGAGGGCTAAAAGCCTTCATTTTGACATTTTAGCAGACCAAATCGGTTAAAAGTAGTCATTTAGTCTGTTTTTTTACAAACAAGGTAACAACATTTGTCTTTTTTCCAAACAAAATATGACAAAAAGAAGTCCTTTTAACACAGAATCTGCGCTAAAAGGCGTTAAAGCAGCAAATTTTATCACACACAAACTAATATATTGCAGACTAAACGTCCACAAGCAAGGCATTTGGTCTGCTATTTTGGCAAAAAAGCCTTGCGGATTATTTGCACGGGCACCTAGCGATTTTCACGCAAATACTTGATGGCGGCAAGGCCCGCAATGGCGCCCTCGCCCACGGCGACAGCGACCTGCAACGTACCGCCGGTGCAGTCCCCCGAGGCAAACAGGCCGGGAACCGTCGTCATGTAATCCTTGTCCAGCACGACGCTGCCGCCGTCAAAGGCGGCTCCCGCCTTCCGCGCAAGATCCATGGCACTTGCGCTGCCGAGGGCGACAAACAGTCCGTCGAGTTTCAGTTC is a window encoding:
- the murF gene encoding UDP-N-acetylmuramoyl-tripeptide--D-alanyl-D-alanine ligase — its product is MLKLDLTVQQMLEILETDAVGVPARTLKRKVNLCLDSREKAKGVVFWPIKGTRFDAHKFVPQMEKDGALMSVVNKESVEENTIKMYAPVDDTTKALLKLAKGYQRLFKVKKVAITGSNGKTTTKEMVKAVLSAKYNTHATQGNFNNHIGVPMTLFQLKHSHEAAVVEMGTSGPDEIRPLSLAVEPDVAVITNIGASHLERLGDLDGVFREKITIREGLKAGGTLIVNADDPRLCKVRKTRNMNVVTFGVKRGIIKPEKLTWNENACADFYIGRTHFVLNVPGTHNLYNSLAAIAVGDAFRVPRTTIARALGNFRATNMRMEIRKAAGFKIVSDCYNANPSSTRMALQTIGHMDIRGSRIAVLGDMLELGKASKDLHKEIGALVPEMNFDLLLAVGKDAQEFVKGARAAGMAQAYHFDSVQEVIEFLGDVVSEGDVVLVKGSRGMHMEQVVDALTKLSPVSKD
- a CDS encoding UDP-N-acetylmuramoyl-L-alanyl-D-glutamate--2,6-diaminopimelate ligase, with the protein product MISEGLMQNLSVKVLCDDSRRAKPGDLFFSLSTEGFEEFARNAVAAGAVAVVSELPAPEGLTSRWIQVSDVKAARLEAARIFYKDPFAKLACHAVTGTNGKTTSAFLMNAMLESSGKKTALLGTIKNKIGDTSVVATLTTPGLLDLFAFAAKAVAAGCTDLVMEASSHSLVQGRVAGIRFRSALFSNLTQDHLDYHKTMENYFEAKKLLFTKYLAEDGVAVLNIDDAHGEKIFDEMKAAGRKAVAVSRLGNAKADVKPEGAVKSTEEGLEMLLPMIAKEKLETPLCGEFNVDNVLLVLAWANAIGIQELAMRAAIASVRVPGRFEKVWNKGGRHVIVDYAHTPDALERVLNTARSLCRGTLSTVFGCGGDRDRTKRPIMGHIAETLADKAWLTSDNPRTEDPLAIIEDVRAGMKTEKFEVVPDRAEAIRKACAALKDGDWLVIAGKGHEDYQIVGKTKHHFDDREQAVKAMEEC
- a CDS encoding penicillin-binding protein; this encodes MNNKVQIEPLAFIKWLLMSLIAILAWQTINIQVVNREVYQTQTESMVVSTKNVHADRGRILDRNGNVFADNVSDSANNYSRLFLQGKLASQLIGKVGHDGKGSMGLELTFDEKLRGVSGLRVGVKDLYTRSREVAKAEPGMSLVLTIDKNIQEIVERELKDGVEEFDAKSASAVVVEPYTGEILAMASYPTFDPNSKTQGVGRMSKNDIVSMSYEPGSTFKVITAAAAIENKVVDPARVYENEGKCWKWNPKSEKICDTHIYGDMDMSEAMVQSSNIVFAKIADEVGADKLYHMARSFGFGMPTSEFFAGEENGRLLKPYELKRDDRTLKTMGFGHAVSVTPIQMAMAYAAVANGGVLMEPMIVREWRDAQDSVVEKRAPTPVRRVISESTASTIRSMLYRVVNSGTAKKVVSKKIPDVLFGGKTGTAEKFNQETQKYDRDHQVASFIGLAPVEDTRYVCLVLVDDPQGKHVGGLTAGPIFRRIMEGIYYNPETSPLSHNLAQVKPQNPCDVEFMGLTVDGAKKLADDKGCKVTFVGEGNRVMSQNVDGTGDAGIVLSLGNVSASRMPDLNGLSLRDAMEIMGNIRVNVEYEGKGRVVAQSPKPEEELRKGTICKLTLKERG
- the rsmH gene encoding 16S rRNA (cytosine(1402)-N(4))-methyltransferase RsmH — encoded protein: MANADLRQTNLQTNEYSAALAGATDGVFYHDPVMLAECLDGLNIKPDGTYGDCTLGGGGHSYAIANKLNEEGTLHAFDRDEEAVAFATKRLAGVKCKFVVHPVRFGELKNEIAPNTLDGILYDLGISSHQVDDSKRGFTFVGDNPLDLRMDRREGTSAQEWLKNVDAETLAGALRKNSDMDRAFKLATRLVEMATIAKKEGRAILPSDVKSVVESVFPDKKREVNGLLARVFQAVRMEVNGELKEIEDSLRAAVDCLKVGGRLVVMSYHSVEDRCVKETAAEFERACICPENLPVCVCGGNHQKLRKVNRKPILPTNEEIANNSRARSAKLRVYERV
- a CDS encoding division/cell wall cluster transcriptional repressor MraZ codes for the protein MDLGYFIGSAKTAIDGKGRSSFPRELRRQLWASEGTEFVVARDPDHTLRLYMLPEYAKFMAELDAFIDRPRADEFRKQLDASLVEMDGQNRILIPKKLLEYAGLTTEVVYTPGRGRSLELWNPERFENKSKIDTDAAQKSFDEMFRLIGSSGGLDGKR